Genomic DNA from Shewanella woodyi ATCC 51908:
CTTTAGTTTACCGTTGGCATTGAGAATATTGTCGTAGCTGTTAGGCATTAACCCTGTGCTTTGTCCAATCACATGACCCAAATTGATCTCTTTTGTTGCTGAGGAGTCTGCAAGTTTAAATTCAGGCATATAGTGGATAAGTGAATCCTCCCAACTGAATTTTTTCTCATGAACCAGCATGGTTGCTAAGGTGCCTGCAAATGTTTTCGACACCGATGCTAATCTGAATACCGTGTTGCTGTTTATATTGAGTGAGCCGCCTTTTTTACGTTTTCCGTATGAGCTCATTTTTAAGATTTTATCATCTTCAATGATGACAAAAGCGCCGCCTGGCACGCCATTTTTCTTTAGTTGTTTATGAAACTCTTGTTTAAAGTTATCGCTTAGCGCTTGGTAATCAGATTTTGCTATTGCTTGAGTTGAAAGCAATAAACAGGCAAGCCCGAAAGGGAAAAGTTGTCGCGACTTAAAAAGCATAAAAATTATAGCTCCAAATGAACATCAAAAATGTGCAGCTTAAGAGGGCTTGTAAGTACAAGCGCTGCAACTGTTATCAAGCCACTTCAAAATGCAGGGCTGAATATATCGTGAAGTGGCTTAACCCAGTAAGCTAGGCTAACAAATAAATGTGAATAAAACAGTAGATGCGCGGTGATTTAATCGCCTTACAGTCTCTTTTTTGTTAAAAAACTTGTCACAATTCTCACCTCTGGGTAATCTGGTTTCATCTTGTATTCAATCACTTGAGAAATATGAAACTGGCATTACTCAGCTCTCCTACCTCTTCAAATGGTATCGATGCGATAAAGCAGATATTAGCTGTTCAGAAAAAGAAGGTATGTAAGCTTGCTTATATCGCCTCTGGTCCTGAGCCCGATAGAAGGTATTTTAGTCAGACCCAAACGCTTTATGAGGAGTTAGGCGCTCAGATGCCACTTTTTGTCGAGCTTGAGTCGGAGTTTGATGACGATATTTTGCCAGAGCTATTTGGTTGCGACGTTATCCACCTCGCAGGTGGGGATACCTTCCGGTTTTTAAAAGGGTTAAAGCGAAGAGGGCTGCTGCCTAAATTAAGGCAGTATGTCGAAGCGGGTGGGGCGTTAGTTGGTGTGAGCGCTGGTGCTATGATCATGACACCATCAATTGAGAGTGCTTTTTTGTGTGGTGATAGTAATGATGTTGAGCTCAAGGATTTATCGGCTTTAGAGTTAGTGCCATTTCACTTTATGCCGCATCTGCCTAGCGAATTATCAACTCCAGTGGATTTTATTGCAGAGCTGCAGCGCAAAGATGTTGAGTTTGATGAGGCGTTGTTTGAGTCTCTCTATCTGTGTCAGGATAATAGTGCACTGGTTCTTATCGATGGAGAGCTAGAGGAGCTGGGTTCACCGCTTCTTTGGACAAGCTGTGTTGAGTGCTAATTTGTAGGAATCGCGGATTAAACCTAGGGAGTTAAAATCCCCTAGGTTTAATCCTGAGTTATTTATTTCAATGCTTGGTTAAATCGCTCGAAACCCGCTTCGAGATCGGCAATCAGATCATCAGGATCTTCAAGACCAACATGAAGACGGATAAGCGGTTTGCTGCTGTCCCAATGGGTTGCGGTGCGAAGCCTGTCGATACCAAATACGCCCAAAATTAGGCTCTCAAATCCTCCCCAAGAGAATCCCATCTTAAAATGAGCCATATTCTCAACCAGTGCGGTGACTGAATTTAGAGAACCCTCTTTTAATACAAAAGAGAACAGACCGTTGGAGCCGCTAAAATCACGCTCAAAAAACTCATGTCCTGGGCAAGTGTCGAAAGCTGGATGCCTTATGTGGTCAACCTCTGGGCGAGATTGTAACCAATTTGCCACTTTAAGCGCATTACGCTCATGTTGCTGCATACGCACGCCTAATGTTCTCAGACCTCGACTGGCAAGGTAGACATCATCAGGTGAGGTGCATTGTCCCATTAAATAGCTATTTTCTCTTAGTTGATCCCAATGGGCCTCGTTAGAGGTTGCTGTACCCATCATTACATCTGAGTGGCCAACAATGTATTTAGTGGCTGCTTGAATAGAGATATCCACTCCCATCTCGAATGGACGAGAGTTGATAGGAGATGCCCAAGTGTTGTCTAACATCACTGTTAATCCATGTTGGTGCGCGACCTTTGCTAAGGTGGGGACATCTTGGATCTCCATGGTGATGGAGCCGGGGGATTCGAGAAATAGCACCTTAGTGTTGGGCTTAATCAGGGCTTCGATTCCTGCACCTATCATAGGATCATAATAGGTGGTTTCTATGCCAAAACCTGCCAGCAGTTTATTACAGAGATCCCGCGTCGGTTCATAAGCGCTGTCGACCATCAGAAGGTGATCGCCAGCCTTTAGAAATGAGAGCAGGGCACCGCTAATCGCCGCAGAACCAGATGGATAGAGGGCAGTGCCTACTCCGCCTTCAAGCTCTGCAATAGCTGCTTGAAAAGCAAAATGAGTTGGGCCGCCACGTCTGCCGTAAAACATCTCTCCTTTGGCTCTATTTTTAGTCGCAAAACGCATCTCCTCCATGGTATCGAATACCATGGTTGATGCTCTAAAAACAGGCGGGTTTATCACCCCTTTAGTCCATTTTTTATCACGTCCGACACTGACTATCTGGGTATCTTTTTTCATAGGGCAGCTCTTTTTTACAACTAAAGAATGTGGTTTTAGCCATCTTAACATCTAAACGGCTAAATGAAAGTGAAGATTTATAGGTAACAGGTTTACCCACTAATCAAGGGGCAAACTCACCCGTATCTCCACACCTGTGATTGATTTATCATTTTCATCTACAGGGAGGTTTTTGGCGATGATCTTTCCATGGTGAAAGTCGGTGACTAGCCTTGCAATGTAGAGGCCTAAGCCAAGGTGTGGTTTCTCTTGAGCCTTCTGTTGCCTGACAGAGACCATAGATTCAAATATTTGCTCTGCCATATTTTCTGGTAACTCTGGACCTAGATTACGGATAGAGAGCTGAGCTAAGCGATTTTTTGCCGAGAGTGAAACCGAGATTTGGGTATTCTCTAAACTGAACTCTAGGGCGTTGGCGATGAGTTTATCCATTAGCTGGGCTATATATTCAGGTACCCCTGTCATCATCAAATCCTCATCTGAGATCTCTGTGATGAACTCTTTATTGGGGTAGGTGAGCTGATAACCTTGAACGCAACCACTAATCACTTTTGAGAGAGGGAAAGTATCAAGCTCGGCTTTAGATAAACTCTCCTCCAGTCGGGTAGCTTCACTCATATTATTTAAGATCATATTGAGTCTACTTACCCCTTCTTGTGCCCGATCAACATATTTACGGCTGTCAGGATCGAGTGATTGCAATCCAAGATGCTCCAGTGAAGAGCGAACCACGGCGACGGGGGTTCTTAACTCATGTGAAAGCCGTGAGCTCATGTTTTCAAGGTAGTGAGTGTATTGCCCTAAACGGCCAACAATATTGGCAAAACTTCTGGAGAGATCACCTATCTCATCACGGACTTTAGAGCCCTTTATGTGTTGCTTGATTCGTCCTTGGCTATCGATGGCCTCTTCAGCTTCATCTCTGAGTTTTCGGATCCGGCTTGAGATACTTGATGCAAAGAAAAACAGCGCTAATGTCCCCATGCTCATGATGGTAATGATGACATTAAAGAGTTTCTCTAACGCTTTATTGCGTAAGGTTCTGATCCCGTGGGTTGTCTCTTCTGAGATCACGGCTCCCATCACCTTATCGTCTATCCAGATAGGACTGGCAGCAGCTAAAATCACTGCTTTATTGTCGGGGGTTAATCGCCAAGTCGATCCCTGTTTTCCCGATAATGCTTGTTTAATATGGCTACCGCCTAGGACGGTGGAGTCCTGTAAAGAGTCGATAAAATCTTTAGGTGGCGTGGTTAAGATCCGGTAGTAGAGCGGATGCAGGTATTTTTGCTTAAATTGTTCCCAAAACCCTGGGTTTGTCGGCTCTTTAACTGTGCGAGTCCAGACACTGTTACTGGTGCGAATATCCCCTGATTTTGCAAGCACGCGGCCATGTTTATCGACCACCCAGATCCGTGAGCTGTTATGACTCATTCCTTTAATGATGCTCTCTATCTCTGGTGAGGGGACAAGCACTGTGCCCAGTTTATTCACATCATCAATGGCTGAGGTGCCCACAATTGCTTCAAGTTCGCCCGTTTTGCTGTCGTTAACATCATAGATGGCAAAGCCCAGCTTGCTACCCACCATCTCCAGTGGGATACGCAGCTCAACATTATATCCTTGCTCTGTTTTTTTCCATTTTCCCTGGATTTTAATTTCAGGGGTGACAGGGGTAGAAAGGGCAGGATCTTCAGGCAGCTCAAATGCGCTGATCCAACCATCTTTTGTCGTAGCGACGATGTAACGTCTGAATTTTCCATCGGGTGCCAAGGTCGCGATAGCTAGATGGTCATTTCGATCGATATTAAGGGTATTTTTGCCACGGTACACTACATTGGGATCCGTGACTTCAAAGAAGCCATAGAGGTAACCTGCGTATTTACCAACCATATGGGTAAAGTTGACGCTTAAGGGGGCATCGGGATCGGCTTTGAATATCTGATGATTGTCGCCGTAATTTATACTCTTATGTCTATAAGGTGCCCAATCAGCCAGCTTTCCATCTAATTGAATAGGACCTGAGAGTGGGTAGGCGTAGAGATCTCTGCCTTGCTGTACTTGAGTCAGAAAGCTGGCTTGACTATCAAATAGTTTAGGCCTCTCATGCAGGGCGGTAGCAAGGGCTTGAGTCGTGCCCTCTAAGGTCTTCTCTTGACCATGGCGCAGGTACTTTTCCATCTCCCAGACATATTGGTAGCCGAGCCAGGGGAGGCAGAGCAGAAACAGAGAGAGTATGGCAACTTTTGTTCTTAGGCCAATAGGAAGGTTAAACATGCCAGTTTCTCTGTTTATGGATAGATAAAGCTACCGAGATTAAGGGAGTATAGAAGCGATAATATCTCATTAATTGACTTGAGGCTCCCATCGATATCCCATGCCATAAACCGTATCTATGCAATCAAATTCAGCATCTTGGGCGATGAATTTTTTCCTTATTCTTTTTACATGGGAGGTGATGGTGCTGTCGTCGACAAATATCTTAGCCTCCTGCATCAAGTCTTGGCGGTTTTTAACATGTCCTGGTCGCTTTGCCAGTGAATGTACCATCCAAAATTCAGTGACAGTGAGCTCTATTGGCACTTGATTCCAAAAAACTTGCATACGATTCGCGTCAATGGTTAGGGCGCCTCTTTCGAGTAGGTTTTCGACTTCGAGTGATTTTCCCTGCAGTTCGGCTCGCCTGAACAGCGCGGCTAGTCGGGCGATTAAGTGAGGAAAGCTCACATCTTTACTCAGGTAGTCATCGGCTCCTAAACGTAGGCCACAGACGGTATCAAAGTCGCTGTCTCTGGCGGTTAAAAAGATAATGGGTAGGTTGCTAGACATGGCTCTAAGGGATTGGCAAAGGGTAAAGCCGCCATCAATCTCATCCTCCAAACCGATATCAATAATGGCCAAGTCGGGTAAACGGGTGGAAAATGCCTGCATGGCACTGGGACGATTTGCGTATGCCTGAACGCTATAGCCTTGCTGCTGTAGTACCTCTTTATAATTTTCTCGTATGGCTGCTTCATCTTCCACAATGGCGATGCGTTTCATCAATCTCTACCTTCTACTGTTGTCGATGGCTAAAGGCGTGAACATTTATGAATGAACACTGAGCCTATTGCACTTAATCTGTATCTAAATGACCTTTGTCAGTGACTATACAGGAAATTTTTACGGATTAAAGATGCTGATAACGATTGCCATTTTGTTGCCACAATTGATACCCGTAATGTCATTTTTCCTCCCTGTAGTAGCCATTTATCTCCTGTTTAATTGACCTATCGAAACTGATATTGAGCGGTGATAGTTCACTGGTTCAATCGTTAATCTCCAATGATAGGAATAGAAAAATGAATAAGAAGATAATTGCCCTTTTAGTGATGAGCAGCCTAACCCTCTCAAATGCGACACATGCACAGGAGCAGCTTGATGAGAGAGAGCATAATGAGGAGCTTGTTGGACTGACGTCAGGCATAGTGCTTGGCGCGGTTGTTGGTGGCCCTGTAGGTGCCATTATTGGTGCATTTACTGGAGCACTATTGGGTAAATCGGTTGGGGATGATTCTGAAATTGACGCCCAGCATGCCAAGATTGCCGCGTTGAGTAGTGATAAGCAATCCTTGCTGGTTATTGCGGATCAATATGATGAAGCGCAGCAGCAGTTAGCTGAGTTAAAGCTGGCTCAAGATCAGAAATTAACTGAGCTTGCTATGGGACTTAATATCCAGTTCAAAACGGGTTCCTCTGAACTTGCTCCTCACATTAAGCGTCAACTCGATGATCTGGCCTATGCTATCACTATCTCTCCTGAGTTGAGATTAGATATGACCGGCTACGCGGACAGAAGAGGTGATTCAACCTATAACCAAGCCCTGTCAGAGCAGCGGGTAGCGGAAGTCAAATCCTACCTTGTCTCCCAAGGTGTCGATGAGAGTCGTTTATCCTATAAGGCATTTGGTGCCAGCGCGCCCTTGACTGAAGATCAGAGCTTCGAAAATGACTTTTTTGACCGAAGGGTGAATATAAAGCTCATCTCAAATGGATCTGCACTCGCTGCAAACCAATAATCAGCCAGATAATAAAGGATTATTGTGATGAAAACGGATAATCGCGGCTTCTTGGCATTTAGTTTGGCTCCTTATTTACTCACCATGCTTGCCCCCTTTAGGGGGGCGGCTGTCATTAATATACTTACTATCGGACTGCTATCTTGTTTGAGTTTGTTCAGTTATGCCCAAGAGAGGATTGAGAGTGATCAAGCAAGCTTGATCTATCACTCCGGTGATGGTGAGGAACATGTGAGCTTACCACTTACGACACAAGTTGAGATGAAGGTGTCGGGCTGGACAAACCGGGTCAATTTTAGACAGGTATTTCGCAACGACACTCAACACTGGCTCAATGGCCGTTATCAATTCCCACTGCCCGATGAAGCAGCGGTGGATCATATGCGCTTAGAAGTCGGCAGTAAGGTCATAGAGGGGCAGATTAAGGAGAAGCTCAAAGCAAAAAAGCAGTTTGAAATGGCAAAAAAAGCAGGTAAACGTGCCAGTTTAGTCTCTCAATCTACTCCCAATATCTTCACTACCTCAGTAGCCAACTTAGGACCTGGTGAAGCCTTGGTGGTGGAGATCAGTTATCAAGAGTTGGTGTCCTATAAAAAAGGGGAGTTTAGCCTTAGATTTCCTATGGTAGTCAATCCACGATACTTCTCTCCTTTATCAATGCAGGAACAAAAGAGCCGCAGTGTTAGCTTCGCAAACACCTTAGCTACAATTGAAAATGGCACGGCGTTCAATGACCATATTGGAATAGATGCTGCCGCCAAAGTGAGCATCGAGGTTGAGCTAGATGCTGGAGTAGAGTTAGGTCTGATATCGAGCCCCTATCATAAGGTAAGTCACACTCAGCTAAGTGGCTCTCACTATCGAGTGTCACTCACGGGGGTAAAGGCTGATCGAGATTTTGTATTGAACTGGCGACCACAGCTTGACACTAAGCCTGTTGCTGCTGTTTTCTCTCAGCAGGGTAAAACACACTCACTATCTTCTAAGGCACAAGTTGAACCAACGGACTCTAATGCGAGCACAAAGGCAGACAGCAACAAAGCTGTGGAGGATGATTATGCTTTGCTGATGTTGTTGCCACCATCAGATCAGAAGCAAGATGTATCTATTTCAAGAGAGCTTATCTTAGTGATAGACACCTCTGGCTCTATGTCTGGAGCATCGATTGCACAGGCAAAACGTGCCCTTAATTATGCCCTTGCGGGGTTAAAAGCCAAGGATACTTTTAATGTGATTGAGTTTAACTCTAACGTTGGTTCGCTATCTCCTTACTCTCTACCCGCTACAGCGAAAAATATAGGCTTGGCTAATCAGTATGTGCGTTCACTTAAGGCCAATGGCGGTACTGAGATGCAATTGGCACTCAATGCTGCGTTAGACAAAGGTACTGAGACTGAAGCGCTGGGTAGTGAAAGATTACGTCAGGTGCTATTTATGACTGATGGCTCCGTTGGAGATGAGCAATCCCTGTTCCACCTTATTAAGCAGAAGATAGGTGAAAGCCGATTGTTCACCTTAGGCATTGGCTCAGCGCCAAATTCACACTTTATGCGCAGAGCGGCTGAGTTTGGACGCGGCACGTTCACTTACATAGGTAAGTTGGATGAGGTACAGAGTAAAATTGAGTCACTGCTTTACCAGATAGAGCGTCCTCAATTGACTGATATTAAACTGAGGTATGCCGATAATAGAGTGCCGGATTATTGGCCTGCCATGATCCCTGATCTCTATGCTGAAGAACCTTTGTTAGTCGCAATAAAGATGAACTCGACGCAGCATGTATCATCTCCTACTGAACTTATCGTATCTGGCACCATTGGGGGGCAATACTGGCAGGAAAGTGTATCACTGAAGGAGAGAAAGCCAGAGTTAGGTTTAGATCTTATCTGGGCAAGGAAACAGATCGCAGCTCTTGAGTTGAGTAAGAACGGGGTGAATGAACAGAGAGTAAAACAGCAGATCACCGCCTTGGCTCTGGACTATCACTTGGTTAGTGCTCATACAAGTTTAGTGGCGGTTGAGATGACTCCAGTAAGAGCCAGTGGTATCACGAGTAAGAGTGTTGAGTTGTTATCTGCTATTCCATTTGGTTGGGTGCCGCCTGCAACGCTACCTCAAACAGGAACTGCGAGTCGACTGTTTATCTTGATTGGTGGTCTATTATTGAGTTTGCTGGGGATCTACCTTCTAAGTTATTACCGTGCATTTGGCTTAGTGTTCAGTCCTCAGGAGAGGAGAGATGCTTAAGTCTGTGCATTTTCACCGAGCAATCATATTCATGTTACTTGCTCTTGCGGGAATATTTCTTGGTCAGGGAGTCTATATGCAAGCGAAAGCACATTTTGCCCAATACCTTATTGAACAGGCATGGAAGCGAACATTGGTGGATCAACAGCCACATAAACCATGGAGCTGGGCTGATACTTATCCTGTTGCCCAGATGACATTTATCGATGAGCAAGGAGATAAAGAGGGGCTGCTTACTGGAGACTCGATGTATGTTCTAGAAGGGGCATCGGGTAGAAATTTGGCTTTCGGTCCAGCACAGCTTCAAGATGGTAGGGAGAGCTGGCGCGGCGAGAGTCGGATTATTGCTGGTCACAATGACACCCATTTTTCCATTTTGGAGGGGGTGAAGCAGGGCAAACAGATTAAGCTGCAGGAGAGGGACGGAACTGAAGTGATCTACCAGGTGGTGGGAACCCAAGTTGTGCATGAGTCTGATACCCAAGTGCTTAATTCTGATTCAGATAAACGACTCACTTTGATCACTTGTTATCCGTTCCATTCTCTAACAACTGGCGGCCCGCTCCGCTTTATTGTCTATGCTGAAGTGATCGGTTAGCTGGCAATAGGCATTACTCGGTTTCTGCCCAACCGCTTAGCTTCGTAGAGTAGTTTATCCGATTGCTCTATTAGCTGGGTGGCAGAGAGCGAAGGATCCCATTGTGCAACACCAAAAGAGGCCGTGATATTGTTGATCATGGCATCTTTTCGTCTGTCTTTTAGTGAGACCTTCTCAAGGGCTCTGCGCATCGCTTCTGCCAAGTGCCTGGCTTTTCTTAACTGGCTATTGGCTGTGATAACGGCAAACTCTTCTCCTCCGTAGCGGTACAGCTTGGTTCCCTCTCTACAAGATTCCCCCAGACGTTTAGCAACGGCTTTTAGTACTTGATCCCCTAACTGGTGGCCATAGTTGTCGTTGAATGCTTTGAAATGGTCGATATCGATAAGAATCAAACAGAGTCCATCTGGCGATTGGCTTAGGGAACCCTTTAGATCTGAATCAAAAGCTCTTCGGTTCAACACGCCAGTTAAAGCATCGAATAGGACATCTTTTTCTGATTTCTTTAATTGCGCCTTTAATGCATCAATCTCTTGTTGGGCCCGTTTAAGATGACCAGTAAAGTACTCAGTGCTCGAACGTATTTCATCGGATTCCTTCACTAGGTTTCGCACCACACCCAATACTTTCTCAAGACTGACTCCCTCCTCCTCAATGCGGTTGAGTTTATCAAAGTTACTGTCAATCCGTTTTTGGAAGTGTGTGGCGTCTGTGTTGGTATCTTTTAGAGACTGAGAAAGCTCGGTGGCCATCGCTTCAAGGTTTTGTCTCATATCAATGACATCTAGTTCAACCGGATCGGCAACAAATTCACGATAGAGCAGTGTTGAGTTTGAGGGAGGGCAGGTGCTGTGCTCATTAATAATCGTATCGAGTTGTTCATTAAGCTGAGGTTGCTGTTCACCTACATAGGCGTACCAGAGCGCATAGTTAGTCGGTGTTGTGGGAATTTGATGTTTGAGCATCAAAGGGACCGCTTTTTTTAAATTGAGTGCAGCGACTTGCATAAGTTCTTTGGACATTAATAAGGCACCTAAATATGAGGGAACTCCCTAAGGCACTTCACATGAGTTAAGTTTTACGTTTGAAGTGAACTGGGCAAAAATCTTGCTGTATATGAAATAATAGTTAAACAGCATTGAGGAAGCTAGCAGGTATAAAAAATAAAACCAGAACTTTTGTTCTGGTTTTATTAAATTATTTTTTATTAGTTAAGGTTATGGGGCTTTTTGCTCAGGGGCCCAATTTAGCCATTCAGGATCCAGCTGCTTTTGCAGTGGAAACTGACTATCAGCTGCTAGCTGGTTTGAATCTGAGGTTTTAGATTGTGTAACAACGCCAATGCCACCGGCCAGAATTGTCTCTAATGTCCCAGTTTCTATTTTTGCGCCAGAAAACAGACCGATGTCGACTTTGACGCCAGACAGGTTCCAAAATTGACTGCTTTGATTGACCAAGTGGCTAAACTGACTGTCTATATGAGAATGCATAAGCACAGAGTTGCCAGTTGCAGATAAATCATAGCTATCTACTTGGCCTATTTTCATGCCTCGAAAGAAGATAGGAGTACCTGACTTGATAGAGCCAAGGTTGCTGTCCTCGAGTGTGAAATAGAGCTCTCCGGTTTTACGTTGTTTAGATGGCGTGTCGTTAGCAACGAAGTTTTCACTCCTGATGTCACTCTTTCCCGGAGTGACACCGATATATGGCCCTGTTATCAAGGTTTCTGGAGAAGTGATACCTGACAGTGAGATCTGCGCATCAACAATAAAATAGCTGGCGTCTGTTTGTGTAAATTGTTTAGCGTAGTTGCCATATAAATAGGCTTTAGCGGTAACGCTATCAAGAGTTTTGTCCAGTTTTACAGATTCAACTTCACCGACTTGATGGCCATGATAACGAATAGGCGCTTTTGCACTGAGTTTAACATCCGCAGGAAAGCTTAGGCTGATTGGCTTAGCTTGAGCTAAAGCTAAAGATTTAGAGGCGTAGAGATGTTCTTGATCTCCATGTTCAGTTTCATCGAGCAAGCCCAAAGTGATACTACCTTTCAATGCACCTTGAAGAGGAGCGACATCTATCTCAATACCTGTAAGTGCAGCGTTAACTGACAGGGCACTATTTCGCCAAAATACAGTATTTGATTTCAGTAACTCTGAGAACTGCTCTTGAATGCTTAAGTTAACAGCGAAACTCTGCTCGCCAGTTTGCCAGTTGACTTTATCGACCTCACCTATCTGCATCTTTTGGTAATAGACGGGGGCGCCAGGAGAGAGGTCTGCACCATCTGGACTGCTTAATGTGAGCTTGATTAAGTTCAGATTTTGAAAATGCTCTGCGGCTGTTTGGCGTGAGGCAAATAGGGTTAACGTAGCGCCTTTTTTTACCTGTGACTTACTGCTACCTTGAATTAGGCTTATAGCTCCTTGGGTGAGCGTGGTGAAGTCACGGGTTTTAACCGAAACTCCCTCAAGGGATGCGTCAATAGAGAGTGCGCTTTCAGGTACAAAGTAACTGTCTTGGGTCATAAGCCTAGTAAATTCAGGCCAGATCTCAATCTGGTACTCTATGCCGGACAAACTGTTATTTAGCTTTACAGAGTTAACTTTGCCGATAGCGATCTGTTTATATCTGACCTCTGCGCCCTCTGCGATACCTTGGTTACTCTCTGAAGTTAAGGTGAGCGTGAGCTTTGATGTCGCTAGCTTATCAGGTTGCTCAGCTAGAAGAGGGTATTGTGATGCTGGTTCACCTGAGCCCGGTGAAAAGTTAATTACGCTTCCTGTGAGTAACCGCTCTGCATGTTTAACGCCTGAAAGTGATAGATCTGCCCCCTCTAACCAAAATTGGGAGCTTGCGGAAAGTAGTTCTGCATGCTCAGTATTGAGCTTAGCGGTAAACTCAACCCCTGAGTTGGTGAGTTTAGAGTCGGTGATGCGGCCAATGTTGATGCCTCTAAATACAATTGGAGTACCTATGGTTGCTGACTCAGCTTTATCAGCGGTCAAGGTAAACTCTATCCCGCCTAGAGCGAGTTCTTCATTGTCATAAATCTTATATTGCTGGCCTTTTTCTGCCATTTCTGAGTTTTCAGAGGAGCTGAAGCTTAACCCGCCAGCCAAAATAGTGGATAAGCTTTCGGTTTTTATCTTTATGCCAGAGAGTGAGGCATCTATTTTAAGGCCTGATACATTCCAAAATTGTGAGTCTTTTTTGACTAGGTGAGCATATTGTTTCTTAATAAAGGCGGTGAGTGAGATCTCACTTGCTCCTTTGAGTTTATAGCTTATCACCTGTCCAACGGGG
This window encodes:
- a CDS encoding Type 1 glutamine amidotransferase-like domain-containing protein gives rise to the protein MKLALLSSPTSSNGIDAIKQILAVQKKKVCKLAYIASGPEPDRRYFSQTQTLYEELGAQMPLFVELESEFDDDILPELFGCDVIHLAGGDTFRFLKGLKRRGLLPKLRQYVEAGGALVGVSAGAMIMTPSIESAFLCGDSNDVELKDLSALELVPFHFMPHLPSELSTPVDFIAELQRKDVEFDEALFESLYLCQDNSALVLIDGELEELGSPLLWTSCVEC
- a CDS encoding cystathionine beta-lyase, whose protein sequence is MKKDTQIVSVGRDKKWTKGVINPPVFRASTMVFDTMEEMRFATKNRAKGEMFYGRRGGPTHFAFQAAIAELEGGVGTALYPSGSAAISGALLSFLKAGDHLLMVDSAYEPTRDLCNKLLAGFGIETTYYDPMIGAGIEALIKPNTKVLFLESPGSITMEIQDVPTLAKVAHQHGLTVMLDNTWASPINSRPFEMGVDISIQAATKYIVGHSDVMMGTATSNEAHWDQLRENSYLMGQCTSPDDVYLASRGLRTLGVRMQQHERNALKVANWLQSRPEVDHIRHPAFDTCPGHEFFERDFSGSNGLFSFVLKEGSLNSVTALVENMAHFKMGFSWGGFESLILGVFGIDRLRTATHWDSSKPLIRLHVGLEDPDDLIADLEAGFERFNQALK
- the pdsS gene encoding proteobacterial dedicated sortase system histidine kinase produces the protein MFNLPIGLRTKVAILSLFLLCLPWLGYQYVWEMEKYLRHGQEKTLEGTTQALATALHERPKLFDSQASFLTQVQQGRDLYAYPLSGPIQLDGKLADWAPYRHKSINYGDNHQIFKADPDAPLSVNFTHMVGKYAGYLYGFFEVTDPNVVYRGKNTLNIDRNDHLAIATLAPDGKFRRYIVATTKDGWISAFELPEDPALSTPVTPEIKIQGKWKKTEQGYNVELRIPLEMVGSKLGFAIYDVNDSKTGELEAIVGTSAIDDVNKLGTVLVPSPEIESIIKGMSHNSSRIWVVDKHGRVLAKSGDIRTSNSVWTRTVKEPTNPGFWEQFKQKYLHPLYYRILTTPPKDFIDSLQDSTVLGGSHIKQALSGKQGSTWRLTPDNKAVILAAASPIWIDDKVMGAVISEETTHGIRTLRNKALEKLFNVIITIMSMGTLALFFFASSISSRIRKLRDEAEEAIDSQGRIKQHIKGSKVRDEIGDLSRSFANIVGRLGQYTHYLENMSSRLSHELRTPVAVVRSSLEHLGLQSLDPDSRKYVDRAQEGVSRLNMILNNMSEATRLEESLSKAELDTFPLSKVISGCVQGYQLTYPNKEFITEISDEDLMMTGVPEYIAQLMDKLIANALEFSLENTQISVSLSAKNRLAQLSIRNLGPELPENMAEQIFESMVSVRQQKAQEKPHLGLGLYIARLVTDFHHGKIIAKNLPVDENDKSITGVEIRVSLPLD
- the pdsR gene encoding proteobacterial dedicated sortase system response regulator, which produces MKRIAIVEDEAAIRENYKEVLQQQGYSVQAYANRPSAMQAFSTRLPDLAIIDIGLEDEIDGGFTLCQSLRAMSSNLPIIFLTARDSDFDTVCGLRLGADDYLSKDVSFPHLIARLAALFRRAELQGKSLEVENLLERGALTIDANRMQVFWNQVPIELTVTEFWMVHSLAKRPGHVKNRQDLMQEAKIFVDDSTITSHVKRIRKKFIAQDAEFDCIDTVYGMGYRWEPQVN
- the pdsO gene encoding sortase-associated OmpA-like protein PdsO, whose protein sequence is MNKKIIALLVMSSLTLSNATHAQEQLDEREHNEELVGLTSGIVLGAVVGGPVGAIIGAFTGALLGKSVGDDSEIDAQHAKIAALSSDKQSLLVIADQYDEAQQQLAELKLAQDQKLTELAMGLNIQFKTGSSELAPHIKRQLDDLAYAITISPELRLDMTGYADRRGDSTYNQALSEQRVAEVKSYLVSQGVDESRLSYKAFGASAPLTEDQSFENDFFDRRVNIKLISNGSALAANQ
- a CDS encoding marine proteobacterial sortase target protein, with product MKTDNRGFLAFSLAPYLLTMLAPFRGAAVINILTIGLLSCLSLFSYAQERIESDQASLIYHSGDGEEHVSLPLTTQVEMKVSGWTNRVNFRQVFRNDTQHWLNGRYQFPLPDEAAVDHMRLEVGSKVIEGQIKEKLKAKKQFEMAKKAGKRASLVSQSTPNIFTTSVANLGPGEALVVEISYQELVSYKKGEFSLRFPMVVNPRYFSPLSMQEQKSRSVSFANTLATIENGTAFNDHIGIDAAAKVSIEVELDAGVELGLISSPYHKVSHTQLSGSHYRVSLTGVKADRDFVLNWRPQLDTKPVAAVFSQQGKTHSLSSKAQVEPTDSNASTKADSNKAVEDDYALLMLLPPSDQKQDVSISRELILVIDTSGSMSGASIAQAKRALNYALAGLKAKDTFNVIEFNSNVGSLSPYSLPATAKNIGLANQYVRSLKANGGTEMQLALNAALDKGTETEALGSERLRQVLFMTDGSVGDEQSLFHLIKQKIGESRLFTLGIGSAPNSHFMRRAAEFGRGTFTYIGKLDEVQSKIESLLYQIERPQLTDIKLRYADNRVPDYWPAMIPDLYAEEPLLVAIKMNSTQHVSSPTELIVSGTIGGQYWQESVSLKERKPELGLDLIWARKQIAALELSKNGVNEQRVKQQITALALDYHLVSAHTSLVAVEMTPVRASGITSKSVELLSAIPFGWVPPATLPQTGTASRLFILIGGLLLSLLGIYLLSYYRAFGLVFSPQERRDA